A genome region from Meiothermus cerbereus DSM 11376 includes the following:
- a CDS encoding lysoplasmalogenase, which yields MNEWSWLWLGLGGFSLLGLLWAEWQKRRTARALFKSLCSLGFLLFALSLGLDSLFAQLVFAGLLLSAVGDVLLLLASSRAFLGGLVAFLLAHLAYLGAFLQVGAPSLWGLLLVLLAGYFWMRWLWPYMGGWKAPVLAYGVVISLMLWVGLGVPRPEVRLGALLFYLSDLFVARQRFVVQQPLNPLLGLPLYYAAQYLLAGSMR from the coding sequence ATGAACGAATGGAGCTGGCTTTGGCTTGGACTGGGGGGTTTCAGCCTGCTGGGCTTGCTATGGGCCGAGTGGCAGAAGCGGCGCACGGCTCGAGCCCTCTTCAAATCTCTGTGCTCGTTGGGCTTCCTGCTCTTTGCCCTTAGCCTGGGCCTGGATAGCTTATTTGCCCAGCTCGTCTTTGCTGGGCTGCTGCTTTCTGCGGTGGGGGATGTGCTTTTGCTGTTGGCCTCGAGCCGGGCTTTTCTGGGGGGTCTGGTGGCCTTTCTGCTGGCCCACCTGGCCTACCTGGGGGCTTTCTTGCAGGTAGGTGCGCCCTCCCTGTGGGGTTTGCTGCTGGTGCTGCTGGCCGGGTACTTCTGGATGCGCTGGCTGTGGCCCTATATGGGAGGCTGGAAGGCCCCGGTGCTGGCCTATGGGGTGGTCATCAGCCTGATGCTCTGGGTGGGGCTGGGTGTGCCTCGGCCAGAGGTGCGGCTGGGGGCGCTCCTCTTCTACCTTTCCGACCTGTTTGTGGCCCGGCAGCGCTTTGTGGTGCAGCAGCCGCTGAATCCGTTGCTGGGCCTGCCGCTTTACTATGCGGCCCAGTACCTGCTGGCCGGGTCGATGCGCTGA
- a CDS encoding DUF1175 family protein, producing the protein MTHWASILRVGLLGFILTGALALAAPPLPASPSNLADLDQDGYPDIAEFHSSAQREAFLEWFAAIAEAQFTAPSPAWLPQEQDCAGLLRFAFFEALKPKTAAWFQKFPYLPRVQAPPISAYPLPQIGRAVFRIAPGAYRPDDVQAGRLVGWASAMYLMRYSSVFLGRTPDKARRGDLLFFVRPLARGSAYHSMVYLGNNLVVYHTGYAPSEGGEVRMVSLETLGKHPQKYWHPRPDNPHFLGFYRWKLASD; encoded by the coding sequence ATGACGCACTGGGCCAGCATACTGCGGGTAGGGCTTCTGGGGTTTATTTTGACCGGGGCCCTGGCCCTGGCCGCACCCCCCCTACCCGCATCCCCTTCCAACCTGGCCGACCTCGACCAGGACGGCTATCCCGACATTGCCGAGTTTCACAGCAGCGCCCAGCGCGAGGCTTTTCTGGAGTGGTTTGCCGCCATTGCCGAAGCCCAGTTCACCGCCCCCTCGCCCGCCTGGCTACCCCAGGAGCAAGACTGCGCCGGCCTGCTGCGTTTTGCCTTTTTTGAGGCCCTGAAGCCAAAGACTGCGGCCTGGTTCCAGAAGTTCCCCTACCTGCCCAGGGTGCAGGCCCCTCCCATTAGCGCCTATCCCCTGCCCCAGATTGGCCGTGCGGTCTTCCGCATTGCCCCGGGGGCCTACCGTCCCGACGATGTGCAGGCAGGCCGCCTGGTGGGGTGGGCCAGCGCCATGTACCTGATGCGCTACTCGAGCGTCTTCCTGGGCCGCACCCCGGACAAGGCCCGGCGCGGCGACCTCTTGTTTTTTGTGCGCCCTTTGGCCCGGGGCTCGGCCTATCACAGCATGGTGTATCTGGGAAACAACCTGGTGGTCTACCACACCGGCTACGCCCCCTCCGAAGGGGGGGAAGTGCGCATGGTGAGCTTGGAAACCCTGGGCAAGCACCCCCAGAAATACTGGCACCCCCGGCCCGACAACCCCCACTTTTTGGGGTTTTACCGCTGGAAACTCGCGAGCGACTAG
- a CDS encoding sugar phosphorylase, translating to MTRTLTTDLHQKMLEHLEFLYPGRGSEVGERLLALLARYPNLAAAQPQPIWSEKDAILITYPDQITQAGEAPLQTLHRFLQAHLQGVFSGVHILPFYPYTSDDGFSVVDFKQVKPEWGTWAHIQAIAQDFRLMADLVCNHVSASSPWFQAFLQDDPRYKNYFIAVEPGTDLSKVFRPRALPLLTPFQSKSGEKLVWTTFSTDQVDLNFAHPEVLLEVLDALLFYVQQGAGLIRLDAVGFIWKEPGTTCLHLEGAHRIVKLMRLVLDATAPQVVLITETNVPHQDNISYFGNGHDEAQMVYQFPLPPLVLHTFRTGDASKLAAWAAGLEPPSERTTFFNFLASHDGLGVVPANGILEPEEIAALVQQTLDHGGRVNYKDTPEGPVPYELCLTLFDALNHPHSDEDEDLKIARFMAANAVLLSLQGVPGVYIHSLFGSPSDHAGLAESGINRRLNRHKFTGPELDGLLSNPHSRAHQVLAHFTHLLKVRASHPAFHPNAPQTIMASKEVLRIIRGYRDQQVGCYINVTNRPQPIQRVGRDLISGKYFAGSLPPYGVVWLV from the coding sequence ATGACCCGAACCCTCACCACCGACCTACACCAAAAAATGCTGGAGCACCTCGAGTTCCTCTACCCTGGCCGGGGGTCAGAAGTAGGGGAGCGGCTTCTGGCCCTGCTCGCGCGCTATCCAAACCTTGCCGCCGCCCAGCCCCAGCCCATCTGGAGCGAAAAAGACGCCATCCTCATCACCTACCCCGACCAGATTACCCAGGCCGGCGAGGCCCCCCTGCAAACCCTGCACCGCTTCTTGCAAGCGCACCTGCAAGGGGTGTTCTCCGGGGTGCACATCCTGCCCTTCTACCCCTATACCTCCGACGATGGCTTCAGTGTAGTGGACTTCAAACAGGTCAAGCCCGAGTGGGGCACCTGGGCGCACATCCAGGCCATCGCCCAGGACTTCCGCCTGATGGCCGACCTGGTCTGCAACCACGTCTCGGCCTCGAGCCCGTGGTTCCAGGCTTTCTTGCAGGACGACCCCCGCTACAAAAACTACTTCATCGCGGTGGAGCCCGGCACCGACCTCTCCAAAGTCTTCCGGCCCCGCGCTTTGCCCTTGCTTACCCCGTTCCAGAGCAAGAGCGGCGAAAAGCTGGTCTGGACGACCTTCTCCACCGATCAGGTAGACCTCAACTTTGCCCACCCCGAGGTGCTTTTAGAGGTGCTGGATGCGCTTTTGTTTTACGTCCAGCAGGGCGCAGGCCTCATCCGCCTGGACGCGGTGGGTTTCATCTGGAAAGAACCGGGCACCACCTGTCTGCACCTCGAGGGCGCTCACCGCATCGTAAAGCTCATGCGGCTGGTGCTGGATGCGACCGCGCCGCAGGTGGTTCTGATTACCGAGACCAACGTACCGCACCAGGACAACATCTCGTATTTTGGGAACGGGCACGACGAGGCCCAGATGGTCTACCAGTTCCCCCTGCCCCCGCTGGTGCTGCACACCTTCCGCACCGGCGATGCCAGCAAACTTGCGGCCTGGGCAGCGGGCCTAGAGCCCCCCTCGGAGCGCACCACCTTTTTCAACTTCCTGGCCTCGCATGATGGGCTGGGCGTGGTGCCCGCCAATGGCATTCTGGAGCCTGAAGAAATTGCTGCCCTCGTTCAGCAGACCCTCGATCACGGAGGGCGGGTCAACTACAAAGACACGCCGGAAGGCCCGGTGCCCTACGAACTGTGCCTGACCCTATTTGATGCGCTCAACCATCCGCACAGCGATGAGGACGAAGACCTCAAGATTGCCCGCTTCATGGCCGCCAATGCCGTTCTCCTGAGCTTGCAGGGTGTGCCAGGGGTCTACATCCACAGCCTCTTTGGTTCCCCCTCCGACCATGCCGGCCTGGCAGAAAGCGGGATCAACCGCCGCCTCAACCGGCACAAGTTCACCGGGCCGGAGCTCGATGGGCTGCTCTCCAATCCCCACTCGCGCGCCCACCAGGTGCTGGCCCACTTCACCCACCTGCTCAAGGTGCGGGCGTCTCACCCGGCTTTTCATCCCAATGCACCACAGACCATCATGGCCTCGAAGGAGGTGCTGCGCATCATCCGGGGCTACCGCGACCAACAGGTGGGCTGCTACATCAACGTGACCAACCGGCCCCAGCCCATCCAGCGGGTGGGGCGCGACCTGATTAGCGGCAAATACTTCGCCGGCAGCCTACCGCCCTATGGGGTGGTGTGGCTGGTTTGA